One genomic segment of Helianthus annuus cultivar XRQ/B chromosome 14, HanXRQr2.0-SUNRISE, whole genome shotgun sequence includes these proteins:
- the LOC110906771 gene encoding uncharacterized protein LOC110906771: MGTSFVLTNHNHNINTGMMRVSNTEKAACIHGNPVGKMMIIKISMTGDTQITDTMRVPQFNAGRANNRFRGDQIQFVDGVPQVVQGAPIQGVEGHCRPVVVPNSSAIVTPVGNNNRPFEMRPQYLGHLPEFYGKRTEEPYLHIASFDSICHTIGVSGFTKDEVKLMLFQFTLKDKARQWFATLPPGSIYTWQEMQLVFLEEYYTMNRTSEARDAIRAFQQHSGEAFHEAFTRFKELLRKCPHHSIQTWELIKAFYDGLLPDDVRDLIAISNGTFLTNTEAADWAYLDRQSATSKRQAQSSRRARSSSAKSVDYEAEERVEKLRHQNLLLERQVAQMKLGKGAEVKTTNTFSVCTECGELGHQVGECVVLGGQTDEVNQIYGERKQYEMKSNTYHPGLRNHPNFNYGNFANQMNPNFQVPMQGGQQYQSRQGNYSQGNYQNQGPYNPGTQQGNSSSASGGTSDDKLDAIMKFMKDVQKENEVRDKTSEAMQKQLGQLAEDLAQLGRDPVSKITPPSQLVEEVMEDVGNRSDSQHDRDPPRDERWESFKQAKINLPLLDAIKENPDQVECLKELSTQKRLHKFPKKLDLTANVNAVLLGTLPPKLQDPGAPIISVQVGEFKIDRALLDLGACVSILPGSLYDQYDFGPLQKVNTIVVLADQTPMCPRGIVRDVIVKVEDCYYPVDFLVLDCATSSKNTQPPVILGRPFLATAHAIINCVDGTVSMKFGDRELLLNVFSNATDPLVTCEYSKAKSGDENVSPAKEIQTKQECFMIDRFEVAGSKAVRKK, translated from the exons ATGGGGACATCATTCGTCTTAaccaaccacaaccacaacatCAACACGGGTATGATGAGGGTTTCCAACACAGAGAAGGCAGCGTGCATACATGGGAATCCGGTTGGGAAGATGATGATTATCAAAATCAGTATGACGGGAGATACGCAGATTACAGATACGATGAGGG TCCCGCAGTTTAATGCGGGAAGAGCTAATAATCGGTTTAGGGGCGATCAGATACAGTTTGTGGATGGTGTCCCACAAGTCGTTCAAGGGGCACCAATTCAAGGCGTTGAAGGTCACTGTCGACCAGTTGTAGTGCCTAACTCGTCGGCTATAGTCACACCGGTTGGAAACAATAACAGACCTTTCGAGATGAGGCCTCAATACTTAGGCCATTTGCCGGAGTTTTATGGAAAAAGGACCGAAGAACCATACTTGCATATTGCGAGTTTTGATTCGATTTGCCATACAATTGGGGTTTCGGGGTTTACAAAGGATGAAGTTAAGTTGATGTTGTTCCAGTTCACCTTGAAAGACAAAGCTCGACAGTGGTTCGCGACATTACCTCCAGGTAGTATATACACTTGGCAAGAGATGCAGCTGGTGTTTTTGGAGGAATACTACACCATGAATAGAACTAGTGAAGCTCGGGATGCAATCAGAGCATTCCAGCAACATTCAGGGGAAGCATTCCATGAGGCGTTCACAAGGTTTAAGGAGTTGCTTAGGAAATGCCCCCATCATAGCATTCAGACATGGGAATTGATTAAAGCGTTCTATGATGGGCTACTTCCTGATGATGTAAGAGATCTCATAGCCATCAgcaatggtacgtttctcacaAATACAGAAGCTGCGGATTGGGCATATTTGGATAGACAAAGTGCCACTTCGAAGAGACAGGCACAATCTAGCAGGAGGGCAAGATCGAGTTCAGCAAAGTCGGTTGATTATGAAGCTGAGGAGCGGGTCGAGAAGTTGAGGCACCAAAACTTATTGCTTGAACGACAAGTGGCTCAGATGAAGTTGGGAAAGGGAGCCGAAGTTAAAACCACCAATACGTTTTCGGTGTGTACTGAGTGTGGAGAGTTAGGGCATCAAGTTGGAGAATGTGTTGTACTGGGTGGTCAGACTGATGAAGTGAATCAAATCTATGGTGAACGAAAGCAATATGAGATGAAATCGAATACATATCATCCAGGTTTGCGAAACCACCCCAATTTTAATTACGGTAATTTTGCTAATCAAatgaaccctaattttcaggtacCTATGCAAGGAGGCCAGCAGTATCAGAGTCGTCAAGGTAATTACTCGCAAGGTAATTACCAAAATCAGGGCCCATATAATCCGGGTACTCAGCAAGGGAACTCCTCAAGTGCTAGTGGTGGAACGAGTGATGACAAATTGGATGCTATTATGAAGTTCATGAAGGACGTCCAGAAAGAGAATGAAGTTCGGGACAAAACGTCTGAAGCAATGCAGAAGCAGTTGGGGCAGCTAGCAGAAGATCTAGCTCAACTGGGAAGAGATCCAG TGTCAAAAATTACTCCACCATCACAATTAGTTGAGGAGGTGATGGAGGATGTTGGTAATAGATCGGACTCTCAACATGATCGGGACCCACCAAGGGATGAAAGGTGGGAAAGCTTTAAACAAGCTAAAATTAATCTACCCTTACTCGATGCGATTAAAGAGAATCCTGATCAGGTTGAGTGTTTGAAAGAGTTAAGTACCCAAAAACGGCTTCACAAGTTTCCTAAAAAACTTGATTTGACTGCAAATGTGAATGCCGTTTTGTTGGGTACCCTTCCCCCAAAACTCCAAGATCCAGGAGCACCCATTATTTCAGTGCAAGTGGGTGAATTTAAAATAGACAGGGCACTGTTGGATCTTGGAGCGTGTGTTAGTATCTTACCAGGGAGtctgtatgaccaatatgattttggtccgctaCAAAAGGTCAACACCATCGTGGTGTTGGCTGATCAAACTCCCATGTGTCCGAGGGGGATCGTAAGGGATGTAATTGTGAAGGTAGAAGATTGTTACTACCCAGTTGACTTCTTAGTGCTTGATTGTGCTACAAGTTCAAAGAACACGCAACCTCCAGTCATTCTGGGTAGACCGTTCTTAGCGACTGCTCATGCAATTATAAACTGCGTTGATGGAACGGTAAGTATGAAGTTTGGTGACCGCGAATTGCTGTTAAatgtgttttcaaatgctactGATCCTCTTGTTACATGTGAATACTCAAAAGCTAAAAGTGGTGATGAAAATGTCTCTCCTGCAAAGGAGATTCAAACCAAACAGGAGTGTTTTATGATTGACAGGTTTGAAGTGGCAGGAAGCAAAGCGGTGAGGAAAAAGTAA